From the genome of Ptychodera flava strain L36383 chromosome 22, AS_Pfla_20210202, whole genome shotgun sequence, one region includes:
- the LOC139122764 gene encoding solute carrier family 35 member G1-like, translating to MTSSSTLDEDLGDAKDESCSDKCKKALKTLLGILYATLTGVLFATATTAVNIAESHGIPTFQILFLAYVSLFIFAVLLCAFHRENVFKAGSKTVAVLLSTGFFRWLALLLSYFAYMYVAFGDVTAIVRGITPVLTPLLAFCFLHEQWTMVEVSLTALNIIGVVAVAGPFNMFVESTPIEVGNLTDSAVDNKTETPINTNAAIGYSLTVGCGISFSLSYILARSLGDGGTVYCRLFYDSLTGTVLSLVPLLVVTTHPVWSMAPALAATIALYCVVDAVALFALYRSFQLEFAATVSMLLNIEVVATYIYQATIFREAPNPFKLAGASIIMLSSVLIAIIKWRRKQKQEGERKTLLQDYTSLTDNETLLNNNPGR from the coding sequence ATGACATCGTCTTCCACTTTAGACGAAGACCTGGGCGATGCAAAAGATGAAAGCTGTTCCGATAAATGCAAGAAAGCTCTCAAGACCCTTTTAGGTATCCTGTATGCCACTTTGACCGGTGTTTTGTTCGCCACGGCGACGACAGCGGTGAATATCGCCGAGAGTCACGGGATTCCgactttccaaattttgttcTTGGCGTACGTCAGTCTGTTCATCTTTGCAGTCTTATTGTGCGCATTTCACAGGGAGAATGTCTTCAAAGCTGGCTCCAAGACGGTTGCTGTCTTGCTTTCGACCGGCTTCTTTCGATGGCTGGCCTTGCTTCTGTCTTACTTTGCGTACATGTACGTGGCCTTCGGAGACGTGACGGCCATCGTCCGAGGTATTACGCCCGTCTTGACCCCGTTGCTGGCGTTCTGTTTTCTGCACGAGCAGTGGACTATGGTTGAGGTCTCGCTGACCGCGTTGAATATCATCGGCGTGGTAGCTGTCGCTGGTCCGTTCAATATGTTTGTCGAAAGTACACCGATTGAAGTGGGCAATCTCACAGACAGTGCCGTAGACAACAAGACGGAAACCCCAATCAATACAAATGCGGCAATCGGATACTCACTCACCGTCGGCTGCGGCATCTCCTTCTCGCTTTCCTACATTCTCGCGCGTTCTCTCGGGGATGGTGGAACTGTGTACTGTCGGCTTTTCTACGACTCTCTCACCGGCACTGTGCTCTCGCTGGTACCGCTGCTCGTCGTAACAACCCACCCGGTCTGGTCAATGGCTCCGGCATTAGCAGCGACGATCGCTCTTTACTGTGTTGTCGATGCGGTCGCCCTGTTTGCGTTGTATCGAAGCTTCCAGCTGGAGTTCGCCGCCACCGTGTCCATGCTCTTGAACATCGAAGTGGTAGCTACCTACATCTACCAGGCCACTATATTCAGAGAGGCACCCAATCCATTCAAACTAGCCGGGGCTAGTATTATCATGCTCAGCTCTGTCCTCATTGCTATCATAAAATGGCGGAGAAAACAGAAGCAAGAGGGCGAGAGGAAGACGCTTTTGCAAGACTACACGTCCCTAACGGACAATGAgacacttttgaataacaacCCAGGAAGATAA